In Erigeron canadensis isolate Cc75 chromosome 1, C_canadensis_v1, whole genome shotgun sequence, a single window of DNA contains:
- the LOC122584977 gene encoding soluble inorganic pyrophosphatase 1, which yields MSEQKRTPRLNERILSSLSRRSAAAHPWHDLEIGPGAPQVVNVVIEITKGSKVKYELDKKTGLIKVDRILYSSVVYPHNYGFIPRTLCEDNDPMDVLVLMQEPVLPGCFLRARAIGLMPMIDQGEKDDKIIAVCADDPEYRHYTDISQLPPHRLAEIRRFFEDYKKNENKEVAVDEFLPSKTAHEAIQYSMDLYGEYIMQTLRN from the exons ATGAGTGAACAGAAGCGTACTCCCCGATTGAATGAAAGGATCCTGTCTTCTTTATCAAGGAGATCCGCTGCTGCTCATCCTTGGCATGATCTTGAGATTG GACCCGGAGCTCCCCAAGTTGTCAATGTG GTGATTGAGATCACAAAAGGAAGCAAAGTGAAATATGAACTCGACAAGAAAACTGGACTCATTAAG GTTGATCGCATCTTGTATTCATCTGTGGTCTACCCTCATAACTACGGATTCATTCCGCGCACGTTATGTGAAGATAATGACCCTATGGATGTACTAGTCCTCATGCAG GAACCTGTGCTGCCTGGATGTTTTCTTAGGGCAAGGGCCATAGGACTGATGCCCATGATTGACCAG GGCGAAAAAGATGACAAGATTATTGCAGTATGTGCTGATGATCCAGAATACCGCCACTACACTGATATAAGCCAGTTACCCCCTCATCGTCTGGCTGAGATTCGTCGATTCTTTGAGGACT ACAAGAAGAACGAGAACAAGGAGGTAGCTGTTGATGAGTTTCTGCCTTCAAAAACTGCTCATGAGGCCATCCAATACTCAAT GGATCTTTATGGTGAGTACATCATGCAAACTTTGAGGAATTAA